In a single window of the Terriglobia bacterium genome:
- a CDS encoding DUF2721 domain-containing protein: MPVTTVAQLIPVLQTAIGPVILVSGVGLLLLTMTNRLGRAIDRARILSAELPTATGDNRAKIVAQLRILWRRSRLIRQAIALVSTSALAAAVLIIVLFFTALLQIETAWLISLLFILCMACLIASLVVFIQDINQSLAALKLELSVDGFDGV; this comes from the coding sequence ATGCCCGTAACCACCGTCGCACAACTGATCCCCGTTCTCCAAACCGCCATTGGCCCGGTCATCCTGGTGTCCGGAGTGGGCCTCCTTCTGCTTACAATGACGAACCGCCTCGGGCGAGCCATCGATCGGGCACGCATCCTGTCGGCCGAGCTGCCGACCGCCACCGGCGACAACCGGGCGAAGATCGTGGCACAGCTTCGCATCCTCTGGCGCCGGTCGCGCCTCATCCGCCAGGCAATCGCCCTGGTGTCCACGAGCGCCCTGGCCGCGGCAGTGCTCATCATCGTATTGTTCTTTACCGCCCTGCTTCAGATAGAGACCGCCTGGCTGATCAGCCTGTTGTTTATCCTTTGTATGGCCTGTCTTATTGCCTCACTGGTCGTCTTCATTCAGGATATCAATCAATCGCTCGCAGCGCTTAAGCTCGAACTGAGCGTCGACGGGTTTGACGGAGTCTGA
- a CDS encoding Fe-Mn family superoxide dismutase, producing the protein MTVVARNFDHLLGKIEGLSEKQLKAHFGLYQGYVKKLNEIQEKLKSSDRSTANYSFSEYSELKRREAVAFNGAFLHEMYFENLSPKGGEPSNELADAIKRSFGSRDAWTADLKAAGASTPGWVILTHNRTDHELHHYILFEHHIGYPVHQEPLLALDCWEHAYMIDYGTTKGDYLSAFIKSIDWNVVNRRFAALNKAASAAR; encoded by the coding sequence ATGACCGTAGTCGCAAGAAATTTTGATCATTTATTGGGAAAGATCGAGGGCTTAAGCGAGAAGCAGCTGAAGGCGCACTTTGGTCTCTACCAGGGGTATGTGAAGAAGTTGAATGAAATTCAGGAAAAGCTGAAGTCAAGCGATCGCAGCACAGCGAATTACAGCTTCAGTGAATATTCCGAACTCAAGCGGCGCGAGGCGGTCGCCTTCAACGGGGCCTTTTTGCACGAGATGTATTTCGAGAATCTGAGTCCCAAGGGCGGCGAGCCCTCCAACGAGCTGGCGGACGCCATTAAAAGATCGTTCGGCTCCCGCGATGCGTGGACAGCCGATCTGAAGGCGGCAGGCGCGTCGACCCCGGGCTGGGTGATCCTGACCCACAACCGCACGGATCACGAACTACACCATTACATCCTATTCGAACATCATATCGGGTACCCCGTTCATCAGGAACCCCTGCTGGCGCTCGATTGCTGGGAACATGCGTACATGATAGACTACGGGACGACCAAAGGGGATTACCTGTCCGCATTCATAAAGAGCATCGACTGGAATGTGGTGAACAGGCGCTTCGCCGCGCTCAACAAGGCCGCCAGCGCTGCGAGGTAA
- a CDS encoding DUF3501 family protein, whose protein sequence is MKKLTVDDVRNLYEYEKIRDEFRRHIIALKQHRRLPVGDKVSLVFENRETVKFQVQEMIRAERMVDERRIQDEIDVYNQILPDADELSATLFIEITTPSDIKPELDRFQGLDQGDCVFFEMGGLARVFGRFEEGHSKEDRISAVQYVRFPFTREEQSWFRDPTVPVALVIDHPNYAARTSLTAEQREALARDFEGASVGVG, encoded by the coding sequence ATGAAAAAACTCACTGTGGACGATGTCAGAAACCTCTACGAGTACGAAAAGATTCGGGACGAGTTCAGGCGTCACATCATCGCGCTGAAACAACATCGGCGGCTCCCGGTCGGCGACAAGGTGTCTCTGGTGTTTGAGAACCGGGAGACGGTCAAGTTTCAGGTCCAGGAGATGATACGAGCTGAACGAATGGTGGATGAACGCAGAATCCAGGACGAGATTGACGTCTACAATCAAATCCTGCCGGACGCGGACGAGTTAAGTGCCACCCTGTTTATTGAAATCACCACGCCGTCCGACATCAAGCCGGAGCTGGACCGCTTTCAGGGCCTGGACCAGGGCGACTGTGTTTTTTTTGAAATGGGAGGGCTGGCCCGCGTGTTTGGCCGGTTCGAAGAAGGGCACAGCAAGGAAGACAGGATCAGCGCCGTCCAGTACGTTCGTTTTCCCTTCACCAGGGAGGAGCAAAGCTGGTTCCGTGACCCCACGGTGCCGGTCGCCCTGGTGATCGATCATCCCAATTATGCGGCCCGGACTTCGCTTACTGCGGAGCAACGGGAGGCCCTGGCCCGGGATTTTGAGGGCGCCTCCGTGGGAGTCGGGTAG
- a CDS encoding LON peptidase substrate-binding domain-containing protein, with amino-acid sequence MSNHPLLLPLFPLEVVLFPGASLPLHIFEPRYRKLIGGCLDNKTEFGVVLMRENEMAEVGCTARIKDLVKRYDDGRLDIVTEGVRRFEIITENSEEEVLRAEVSFFDDEEAEDPDEVRRLSESVKASYAKIVLAVAKPNTNLTMVDAKAPRLAFSVAEHLGLPLEVCQNLLGMRSETKRLAELERYLEELLPKIEHFQKAKTRVGGNGHLT; translated from the coding sequence ATGTCCAATCACCCGCTCTTGTTGCCACTCTTCCCGCTGGAAGTGGTCCTGTTTCCCGGGGCTTCTCTCCCTTTGCACATTTTCGAGCCGCGCTACCGGAAATTGATCGGCGGCTGTCTGGACAACAAGACGGAGTTTGGTGTGGTGCTGATGCGGGAGAACGAAATGGCGGAAGTCGGGTGCACCGCCCGCATCAAGGACCTCGTGAAACGCTACGATGACGGCCGCCTCGACATCGTCACCGAGGGAGTCCGTCGATTTGAGATCATCACGGAGAATTCCGAGGAAGAGGTGCTCCGGGCGGAGGTTTCTTTTTTTGACGATGAGGAGGCTGAGGATCCGGATGAGGTCCGAAGACTTTCCGAGTCCGTGAAGGCGAGCTATGCCAAGATTGTCCTCGCCGTCGCCAAACCCAACACGAATCTGACGATGGTGGATGCCAAGGCGCCGCGGCTCGCCTTTTCAGTCGCGGAACACTTGGGTCTTCCTTTGGAAGTTTGTCAGAATTTGCTCGGGATGCGGAGCGAAACAAAGCGCCTGGCAGAACTGGAGCGTTACCTGGAGGAACTGTTACCCAAGATTGAACACTTTCAGAAGGCAAAAACCCGGGTCGGCGGAAACGGGCACCTGACCTGA
- a CDS encoding urate hydroxylase PuuD, translating into MAHMIWGSLISFWMVIQFPDNAMAWQEIFLRWLHFLAGITWIGMLYFFNLVNVNLMKSLDAPTKGKVIPQLMPRALFWFRWGAVGTVFIGIWYYMIILSREPSVGRIFGTWLAVVVVAWLLIFLILRPVSGALNNGYLIAVLVAIIMFLLAWCVLQFNATPDSSNRALSIGIGGGMGVIMLLNVWGIIWPHQKRIIAWTKANAESGTPIPPESAKLARRAFLASRMNFWLSIPMLFFMGAASHFPFLGK; encoded by the coding sequence ATGGCCCACATGATTTGGGGATCTCTGATCTCATTCTGGATGGTGATTCAATTTCCAGACAATGCGATGGCATGGCAGGAAATCTTTCTGCGATGGCTTCATTTCCTGGCCGGCATTACGTGGATCGGGATGCTCTATTTCTTCAATCTGGTCAATGTGAATTTGATGAAGTCGCTGGATGCGCCCACCAAGGGGAAGGTGATCCCGCAGTTGATGCCGCGGGCGCTGTTCTGGTTCCGTTGGGGCGCGGTGGGCACGGTGTTCATCGGCATCTGGTACTACATGATCATCTTGAGCCGGGAGCCTTCGGTGGGTCGGATCTTCGGGACCTGGCTGGCAGTGGTGGTCGTGGCCTGGCTTTTGATTTTCCTTATCCTGCGGCCGGTTTCCGGGGCTTTGAACAACGGATATCTCATCGCTGTGCTGGTGGCGATCATCATGTTTCTTCTGGCGTGGTGCGTCCTCCAGTTCAATGCCACTCCGGATTCGAGCAATCGAGCCCTCTCCATCGGGATTGGCGGAGGCATGGGAGTCATCATGCTCCTGAACGTGTGGGGAATCATCTGGCCGCACCAGAAACGGATCATTGCCTGGACGAAGGCGAATGCGGAAAGCGGAACCCCTATTCCGCCGGAATCCGCCAAGCTGGCCCGTCGGGCGTTCCTGGCTTCAAGGATGAATTTCTGGCTTTCCATCCCGATGCTGTTTTTCATGGGCGCGGCGAGCCATTTCCCGTTCCTGGGGAAGTGA